In one Alnus glutinosa chromosome 14, dhAlnGlut1.1, whole genome shotgun sequence genomic region, the following are encoded:
- the LOC133856706 gene encoding uncharacterized protein LOC133856706 gives MLVKSIRATSHIADLRETFETLRSHKMKLNPAKCAFGVSYGKFLGFMVLQRGIEANPEKVSAVLSMQSPQTTKQLQKLIEKITTLNRFISRSTDKCLPFFKILRKAFEWNRECNEAFGKLKEYLVNPPLLSRPDEGEILYLYLAVSPSVVSSALVREDSGIQKPVYFTSKALHGAKERYPWIEKLAFTLIVLARRLRPYFQAHAIRVLTEYPMKKILQKPDLSGKLVNWSVELGQFDIELHPRTSIKGQVLADFLLEFNNTPESEELPKKETWVVYVDGSSANWKSGVGVALASPDGEKFQYAIKLNFITTNNEAEYEAVLAGLSIAREMGAKNVKIRSNSQDRHDKNSPGGNVQADALSKMGSGTRPDVQTSAYEVVIQTEPSITPNLDVMETEEKSTGPEWATDVVQYLRDGSLPRDKLLSHKVKTHSARYVLIGGVLYRRGYTEPLLKCLTNSEAEYVLKEIHEGVCGNHSGSRMLAHKAMRALANNEQGLRQASSTMRQVSKEVDIVGPMPLGKGRRKFFLVAVDYFTKWAEAEAFATITTANVIKFLWSSVVCRFGIPHAFVTDNGKQFDCGPFRKWCAELQI, from the exons ATGCTTGTCAAGAGCATCCGAGCCACCAGCCATATAGCAGATCTGAGGGAGACCTTCGAGACGCTGAGGAGTCACAAGATGAAGCTCAATCCGGCAAAGTGTGCTTTTGGCGTTTCCTACGGGAAGTTCTTGGGGTTTATGGTTTTGCAAAGAGGAATCGAGGCAAATCCCGAGAAGGTCAGCGCGGTCCTCAGTATGCAATCACCTCAGACGACCAAGCAACTGCAGAAATTGATCGAAAAAATAACAACCTTAAACCGGTTCATCTCCCGATCCACAGACAAATGTCTCCCATTTTTCAAGATACTGAGGAAAGCATTCGAATGGAATAGAGAGTGCAATGAGGCTTTTGGGAAGTTAAAAGAATACTTGGTCAATCCCCCGCTCCTGAGCCGCCCGGATGAAGGCGAAATACTTTATCTCTACCTGGCGGTATCACCCTCGGTTGTAAGCTCAGCTTTGGTTCGCGAGGATTCAGGGATCCAAAAACCGGTGTATTTCACCAGCAAAGCACTTCATGGAGCCAAGGAGAGGTACCCCTGGATAGAAAAGTTAGCATTCACCTTAATTGTCTTGGCACGAAGACTCAGGCCATACTTCCAAGCACATGCCATTCGGGTACTGaccgagtatccaatgaagaagATATTGCAAAAACCGGACCTCTCAGGCAAGTTGGTGAACTGGTCGGTGGAGCTCGGGCAATTCGACATAGAACTCCATCCTCGAACATCCATCAAGGGTCAGGTACTAGCTGACTTCCTTCTGGAATTCAATAATACACCCGAAAGCGAAGAACTACCCAAGAAGGAGACCTGGGTGGTATATGTAGACGGTTCCTCAGCCAACTGGAAAAGTGGAGTCGGCGTTGCTCTTGCAAGCCCGGATGGAGAAAAATTTCAATATGCAATCAAGTTAAACTTCATTACCACCAACAACGAAGCAGAATACGAGGCCGTATTGGCCGGGCTCTCTATAGCTCGGGAAATGGGagcaaaaaatgtaaaaatccGAAGCAATTCCCAG GACCGCCATGACAAAAATTCCCCGGGAGGAAATGTCCAGGCAGATGCCCTCTCCAAGATGGGCTCGGGTACCAGACCTGATGTCCAAACATCAGCCTACGAGGTGGTGATACAAACCGAACCATCAATTACTCCTAATTTAGACGTGATGGAAACCGAAGAAAAATCAACCGGCCCCGAGTGGGCCACTGATGTAGTTCAGTACCTCCGAGACGGATCTTTACCCAGGGACAAACTGTTGTCTCACAAAGTAAAAACGCACTCAGCTCGGTACGTGCTTATTGGAGGAGTACTTTACCGAAGAGGATACACCGAGCCACTTCTCAAGTGTCTCACGAACTCGGAGGCAGAGTATGTGCTTAAGGAAATACACGAAGGAGTCTGCGGGAACCATTCAGGCTCTCGGATGCTAGCACACAAAGCAATGAGAGCACTAGCCAACAATGAACAAGGACTCCGTCAGGCTAGTTCAACAATGCGACAAGTGTCAAAG GAGGTTGACATAGTCGGACCCATGCCACTGGGAAAAGGAAGGCGGAAATTCTTTCTTGTCGCTGTAGACTATTTCACGAAGTGGGCCGAAGCTGAGGCATTCGCTACCATCACCACCGCCAACGTGATAAAATTTCTTTGGAGCTCGGTCGTATGCCGTTTCGGCATTCCCCATGCCTTTGTTACCGACAATGGAAAGCAGTTTGACTGCGGACCGTTTCGTAAATGGTGCGCGGAACTTCAGATTTGA